In the genome of Deltaproteobacteria bacterium, one region contains:
- a CDS encoding DUF58 domain-containing protein — translation MSAVRKRWRIFWDRAPRQLKVQRDGRVILMIALASGFAAINTGNNLLFLGWGMVLASIVISGVLSEATLRILKLEVTPPLLGRVNESSSIALKLSNEATKSPAFATRYTIRLRHHQKQILVPGPFRLRVEASSKMDLHARFVPSTRGFYAVDYAEARTAYPFGFFEKIRRFSKNNSDSFWVAPERLSVSDLATSVYTRLGYSPARVPGMGEEFFSLRDFREGEDARGIHWRTSLRVGKPLVREHEAMAGNKVILQLSVGRAQSRDTERDLALFCSVAESLLEQGLSVGILAPGFFIAPDTGRRQITQVLLGCAALDLTGDLPLYRVRADTAHLILGDDAGQAGAGQEFIALDFVEAASS, via the coding sequence ATGAGCGCAGTTCGAAAGCGTTGGCGGATCTTTTGGGATAGAGCACCTCGCCAACTTAAGGTTCAGCGTGACGGCCGCGTCATTTTGATGATTGCTTTAGCATCGGGCTTCGCTGCTATTAACACTGGCAACAACTTATTGTTTCTTGGCTGGGGAATGGTCCTCGCGTCCATCGTCATTTCTGGTGTTTTAAGTGAGGCCACTTTACGTATTTTAAAGCTTGAAGTGACGCCGCCTCTATTGGGGCGTGTGAACGAATCCTCATCCATTGCTTTAAAGCTTAGTAATGAGGCCACGAAGTCACCGGCTTTTGCCACACGCTATACGATTCGGCTGCGCCATCACCAAAAGCAGATTCTCGTACCAGGACCTTTCCGGCTTCGTGTTGAGGCCTCTTCGAAAATGGATTTACACGCCCGCTTTGTACCCAGCACACGAGGCTTCTACGCCGTAGATTACGCCGAAGCGCGAACGGCGTACCCATTTGGGTTTTTCGAAAAAATTCGGCGATTTTCAAAAAATAATAGCGATTCATTCTGGGTGGCTCCAGAGCGGCTAAGTGTCTCTGATTTGGCGACTTCAGTTTATACCCGCTTGGGTTATTCTCCAGCCAGGGTACCTGGAATGGGTGAAGAGTTTTTCTCTCTTCGAGATTTTAGAGAAGGAGAAGATGCCCGCGGTATTCACTGGCGCACGTCATTAAGAGTTGGCAAGCCCTTGGTCCGCGAGCATGAAGCGATGGCCGGTAATAAAGTTATCTTGCAGCTCTCGGTTGGCAGAGCACAGAGCCGCGATACTGAGCGTGATCTTGCTCTTTTTTGCAGTGTTGCCGAAAGTTTGTTGGAGCAAGGCTTAAGTGTTGGAATTTTGGCCCCAGGTTTTTTCATCGCGCCGGATACAGGCAGGCGCCAGATCACTCAGGTTTTGTTGGGATGTGCTGCTTTGGATCTAACCGGTGATTTACCGTTATATCGCGTGCGCGCTGACACGGCTCATCTCATTCTGGGTGATGATGCAGGGCAGGCAGGAGCCGGTCAGGAATTCATCGCCCTTGATTTTGTAGAGGCTGCTTCTTCATGA
- a CDS encoding transglutaminase domain-containing protein has protein sequence MSLWAWYQAGFCTSLVMAMLSVLLGGTLPVQLWGALLVVAVMMPLRLERKYLPGWLGTLLGLGGLLWAGLILRNMGMEAAVLAAGVALMVITLARLITAATLKHDGQLLLLTLLLMFSGSVLHTEVTYGLVSLGYAVAMVWALVTRQLVVGAGMESKRLGGIREEVTLNRRDIITGRFLAVVAALSIFIVFSTGVLFVTFPRMGLKNLGLFARGASSVPGSVSLQDRPRGETGSGTAVARIYGLSLSQFEGGLYLRGPVYDELLASGFKRGQLPVQKLDAGIAQKPNSGEFVYEVFSHPLGLPILPSLGPVQEARVIYGGQSNPSLRLKVTGVDLSSTLVANRTPTGPIRYRVRGGLERIGQYVSSGKPDVTEYPAGIDYFLKLPDRIDSRLVTTASELVEGKQTSIARVEAIRRFLQNGFTYTLEQPNRDKPDPLAAFLFEDRRGHCEYFATAFAALLRGAGIPSRVVGGYQGGLWDDESEVAVFTGKHAHVWVEWFEPGRGWWAVDATPLALETPGYLSGVARFYEKMSRAWDEYVVEFGLREQFNLFTGVFITVRDTSRKLSGWPLRLMVAFSLLAFGVLFLWRYQDKLFKRGVARDKLGYALELAIVRLSGSPVDFSMSLREAMQRLEDSEPVLEGALEVYESRRFGQRSISKKELSEMLKALKAVR, from the coding sequence ATGAGTTTATGGGCCTGGTATCAAGCAGGGTTCTGCACGTCTTTGGTGATGGCAATGCTCAGCGTTTTACTCGGAGGCACGCTTCCCGTGCAGCTATGGGGGGCTTTGCTCGTCGTGGCAGTGATGATGCCCCTGCGGCTCGAGAGGAAGTATTTACCAGGCTGGCTTGGTACCTTGCTGGGTTTAGGTGGCCTCCTTTGGGCTGGTCTGATTCTGCGCAATATGGGAATGGAAGCTGCGGTGCTCGCCGCGGGTGTGGCGCTGATGGTGATTACTTTGGCGCGGCTTATTACTGCGGCCACTCTAAAACACGATGGTCAGCTTTTACTCTTAACTTTATTACTTATGTTCTCAGGCTCTGTTCTGCACACTGAGGTGACCTATGGCCTTGTGAGCCTTGGCTATGCGGTTGCGATGGTTTGGGCTTTGGTAACGCGTCAACTGGTCGTTGGCGCGGGTATGGAGTCGAAGCGACTCGGTGGTATTCGAGAGGAAGTAACACTCAATCGCCGAGATATCATAACCGGAAGATTTCTTGCCGTGGTGGCAGCTCTTTCGATTTTTATAGTTTTCTCAACTGGAGTTTTGTTCGTAACCTTTCCAAGAATGGGCCTGAAAAATTTAGGACTCTTTGCCCGAGGGGCAAGCTCTGTTCCGGGGAGCGTCTCTTTACAAGATAGGCCTCGTGGTGAGACGGGAAGCGGCACTGCTGTGGCTAGAATCTACGGCCTTAGTTTATCACAGTTTGAGGGAGGCCTTTACCTTCGGGGGCCGGTCTACGATGAACTCTTAGCATCTGGGTTTAAACGAGGTCAGCTCCCTGTCCAAAAGCTAGATGCGGGTATCGCACAAAAGCCAAATTCGGGTGAGTTTGTTTACGAAGTTTTCTCTCATCCTCTTGGGTTACCGATTCTGCCTTCTCTAGGCCCCGTGCAGGAAGCGCGGGTTATTTATGGTGGTCAATCGAACCCATCTTTGAGGTTAAAGGTAACGGGCGTTGACCTCTCGAGCACATTGGTCGCAAACCGAACGCCCACTGGGCCGATACGATATAGGGTACGCGGTGGCCTTGAACGGATAGGGCAATATGTTTCATCGGGTAAGCCAGATGTAACCGAGTACCCGGCAGGAATCGATTACTTCCTGAAACTCCCAGACCGTATTGATTCTCGTCTGGTGACAACTGCGAGTGAGCTTGTTGAAGGTAAGCAAACTTCGATTGCCAGGGTTGAAGCCATTCGCCGATTTTTACAAAATGGATTCACTTATACCCTCGAGCAACCCAACCGGGATAAGCCAGATCCTTTGGCAGCTTTTCTTTTCGAGGATAGACGTGGCCATTGTGAGTATTTTGCAACTGCATTTGCAGCGCTTCTGCGTGGCGCCGGTATTCCAAGCCGTGTGGTGGGCGGTTACCAGGGAGGGCTTTGGGATGATGAATCTGAGGTCGCGGTGTTTACCGGCAAGCACGCGCACGTTTGGGTTGAGTGGTTTGAGCCCGGCCGGGGTTGGTGGGCGGTAGACGCTACACCTCTTGCCTTAGAGACCCCTGGCTATCTTTCAGGCGTGGCCCGTTTTTATGAAAAGATGAGTCGTGCCTGGGACGAGTATGTTGTGGAGTTTGGATTGCGCGAACAGTTTAATCTCTTTACGGGAGTTTTTATTACCGTACGAGATACCTCACGAAAACTTTCGGGTTGGCCACTTCGTTTGATGGTTGCTTTTTCGCTTCTGGCTTTCGGTGTCCTATTTTTATGGCGCTATCAGGACAAGCTATTTAAGAGGGGAGTTGCACGGGATAAATTAGGTTATGCGCTTGAACTTGCCATTGTTCGGCTATCTGGGAGCCCGGTGGATTTTTCGATGAGCTTACGAGAGGCCATGCAAAGGCTTGAGGATTCAGAACCTGTTCTGGAAGGCGCTTTGGAGGTGTATGAGTCGAGGCGATTTGGTCAACGTTCGATCTCAAAAAAGGAATTGAGTGAGATGCTTAAGGCTTTAAAAGCTGTTCGCTGA
- a CDS encoding MoxR family ATPase, giving the protein MESVGSVVRGQSTAIELVFAAILARGHVLLEDVPGVGKTTLARAIAKVLGHSFARIQFTSDMLPGDVLGMQVLDPTTGQLHFRPGPIMRQIVLADEINRASPRTQSAMLEAMAERAVTLDDTRHALEELFTVIATQNPVEHHGAYPLPESQLDRFMVSLHLGYPGREAERELLFNPSEPASRLEELSTCLETEELVAVQKLADAVILSAEVADYTLEIIEATRRHADILLGASPRSAIALVAIARTRAWLQGRDYVLPDDIKTLIAPVLGHRLVLAGSASGRRQAVTALIDELLGQIAVPR; this is encoded by the coding sequence ATGGAGTCGGTAGGTTCCGTCGTTCGAGGGCAATCCACAGCCATCGAACTGGTTTTCGCCGCGATCCTCGCCAGAGGTCATGTTTTACTTGAAGACGTTCCCGGTGTGGGAAAAACAACTCTGGCCCGCGCGATTGCCAAGGTTCTGGGGCACTCGTTCGCCCGGATTCAGTTCACTTCGGATATGTTGCCAGGGGATGTGTTGGGGATGCAGGTTTTAGACCCCACTACGGGGCAGCTTCATTTTAGACCCGGCCCCATTATGCGGCAGATTGTGTTGGCTGATGAGATCAACCGCGCGTCTCCAAGGACTCAATCCGCGATGCTTGAAGCGATGGCGGAGAGGGCCGTTACACTTGATGATACCCGGCATGCTCTCGAAGAACTCTTCACAGTCATCGCCACACAAAACCCTGTTGAACATCACGGTGCATACCCGCTTCCAGAGAGTCAGCTCGACAGATTCATGGTGAGTCTGCATTTAGGGTACCCCGGGCGTGAGGCTGAACGTGAGTTGCTTTTTAACCCGAGTGAACCTGCGTCGCGGCTTGAAGAGCTTTCAACCTGCTTGGAGACCGAAGAGTTGGTGGCGGTTCAAAAGCTTGCAGACGCAGTGATTTTATCTGCGGAGGTTGCTGATTATACGCTCGAAATCATCGAGGCCACCCGTCGTCATGCAGACATTCTGTTGGGTGCCTCACCTCGAAGCGCCATAGCATTGGTGGCGATTGCAAGGACGAGAGCTTGGCTGCAAGGGCGTGATTACGTCTTGCCTGACGATATTAAAACGTTAATCGCTCCAGTCTTGGGTCATCGTTTGGTACTTGCGGGCTCAGCTTCCGGCAGACGCCAAGCGGTCACGGCATTAATTGATGAGCTGCTGGGACAAATCGCGGTCCCTCGCTAA